Proteins encoded together in one Bacteroidota bacterium window:
- the serS gene encoding serine--tRNA ligase has translation MLQIQLLREQKELVLAGLAKKNFKQPELVDNIINTDEQRRKCQGGVEANLNELNVLSKQIGDLMKAGQKDEAEGMRARTLEIKEQNKSLEEQLKSLEDEQQKMMILLPNLPHTSVPAGKTPEENEIVLEHGEIKKLYDGAKPHWDLISQYDIIDFELGNKITGAGFPVYKGKGARLQRALINFFLDEALKQGFMEIQPPILVNEDSGYGTGQLPDKEGQMYYMPADNLYCIPTAEVPITNLYRDVILREEDLPVKNVGYTPCFRREAGSWGAHVRGLNRLHQFDKVEIVQIAHPDESYDILEQMSNYVQSLLQKLELPYRVLRLCGGDMSFASAHTYDMEVWSAAQERWLEVSSVSNFESFQSNRLKLRYKSDGKTKLAHTLNGSALALPRIVAALLENNQTAEGIILPKVLHSYLGFESIS, from the coding sequence ATGTTACAAATACAATTACTTCGCGAGCAAAAAGAGCTAGTATTGGCGGGGCTTGCCAAGAAAAATTTCAAGCAGCCTGAACTCGTGGACAATATTATAAATACTGACGAGCAACGCCGCAAGTGCCAAGGTGGGGTGGAGGCCAACTTGAACGAACTTAATGTATTGTCGAAACAAATTGGTGACCTGATGAAGGCGGGGCAAAAAGATGAAGCTGAGGGAATGCGTGCCCGCACCTTGGAAATTAAAGAACAAAATAAATCGTTAGAGGAGCAATTGAAATCTTTGGAAGATGAGCAACAGAAAATGATGATTCTGTTGCCCAACTTACCACACACAAGCGTACCCGCAGGTAAAACTCCAGAAGAAAATGAAATAGTATTAGAACATGGTGAAATAAAAAAACTATATGATGGTGCCAAGCCGCACTGGGATTTAATTTCACAATATGATATAATAGATTTTGAACTTGGAAATAAAATAACAGGTGCAGGATTTCCTGTATATAAAGGCAAAGGTGCGAGACTGCAACGTGCCCTCATCAATTTTTTTTTAGATGAAGCATTGAAGCAGGGTTTTATGGAGATACAACCACCTATTTTAGTGAACGAAGATTCAGGATACGGCACTGGGCAACTGCCCGATAAGGAAGGACAAATGTATTATATGCCTGCCGATAATTTATATTGTATTCCCACTGCAGAAGTTCCTATTACAAACTTATATAGAGATGTGATTTTGCGTGAAGAAGATTTACCTGTAAAAAATGTGGGATATACACCTTGTTTCCGCAGGGAAGCGGGTAGTTGGGGAGCCCATGTACGCGGACTCAATCGCTTACACCAGTTCGATAAAGTGGAGATTGTACAGATTGCCCATCCCGATGAAAGTTATGATATATTGGAACAAATGAGTAACTATGTTCAAAGTCTTTTGCAAAAATTGGAACTACCTTATCGTGTGCTGCGTTTATGTGGGGGTGATATGAGTTTTGCATCTGCACATACTTATGATATGGAAGTGTGGAGTGCTGCACAAGAACGTTGGTTAGAAGTAAGTTCAGTTTCAAACTTTGAATCGTTTCAGAGTAACAGATTAAAACTAAGATATAAGAGTGATGGCAAAACAAAATTGGCTCACACACTCAACGGTTCAGCATTGGCATTGCCTAGAATTGTAGCCGCATTGCTCGAAAATAACCAAACCGCCGAAGGTATTATACTTCCAAAAGTATTACATTCATATCTTGGTTTTGAAAGTATATCATAG